In one Lolium rigidum isolate FL_2022 chromosome 3, APGP_CSIRO_Lrig_0.1, whole genome shotgun sequence genomic region, the following are encoded:
- the LOC124699946 gene encoding uncharacterized protein LOC124699946, which produces MGLFFRKSSKQTGKLKSLLKLAISRVAIARRPRLARKSIASGDVCQLLALGQIDRAIHRAEQVIKEDNMLEALGTVEAYCKCLTQKSAQLDKPQECSEEIREAAAGVIFAAKWCSDLPELQLTRDILADKFGNDFAAQAKEGTAFVDPTLVLKLSGETMNMELKKKVTKAIAVENNISVEFS; this is translated from the exons ATGGGTCTGTTCTTCCGCAAGTCCTCCAAGCAGACCGGCAAGCTCAAGTCCCTTCTCAAGCTCGCCATCTCACGTGTTGCCATTGCACGCCGGCCACGCCTCGCTCGCAAGTCCATTGCCTCCGGCGACGTCTGccagctccttgccctcggccaAATCGACCGGGCTATCCACCGG GCAGAGCAGGTGATAAAGGAGGACAACATGTTGGAGGCGTTGGGCACCGTAGAGGCCTACTGCAAGTGCCTCACCCAGAAATCTGCGCAGCTTGACAAGCCCCA GGAGTGTAGCGAGGAGATCAGGGAAGCGGCCGCCGGTGTCATTTTTGCTGCCAAGTGGTGCAGCGACCTGCCGGAGCTGCAGCTTACCCGCGACATCCTCGCAGACAAGTTCGGCAACGATTTCGCCGCGCAGGCCAAAGAGGGCACCGCCTTTGTCGATCCTACG CTGGTGTTGAAGCTGTCCGGAGAGACGATGAacatggagctgaagaagaaggtgaccAAAGCAATCGCCGTGGAGAACAACATCTCGGTGGAATTCTCCTAG
- the LOC124697755 gene encoding uncharacterized protein LOC124697755, producing the protein MGSLSDSQPNGDLPPPPAEAEPEPEDAGAQDEEGEAGEKMEGVASIALLPSGAISGHFIRLPDSVCYGLQGTPIPCERECSRGDDYRLIKLAIINFKRKTEKVVVVECRGHDAARLQHIDHLHGWEDDIVGLVQKKHGNKKVLVSFECETLKADKAAEEHISRYMPNLCGLDAVVNTGKMSISGINLDEDDQPSGDG; encoded by the exons ATGGGCTCTCTGTCGGACTCGCAGCCGAATGGcgaccttccgccgccgccggcggaggcggagccggagccggaggacgCTGGGGCGCAGGACGAGGAGGGAGAGGCCGGTGAGAAGATGGAGGGCGTCGCTTCCATCGCGCTGCTGCCCTCTGGCGCCATCTCCGGGCACTTCATCCGCCTCCCGGACTCCGTCTGCTACGGCCTCCAGGGCACCC CAATACCATGTGAGAGGGAGTGTAGCCGAGGAGATGACTACCGCCTTATAAAGCTCGCCATCATTAATTTTAAG AGGAAGACAGAGAAGGTAGTTGTGGTGGAATGCAGGGGACATGATGCTGCTCGATTACAACACATTGACCATTTGCATGG ATGGGAAGATGACATTGTTGGGTTGGTTCAGAAGAAACATGGCAACAAAAAGGTGTTGGTCTCCTTCGAATGCGAGACGCTAAAGGCCGATAAAGCCGCCGAAGAACATATCAGCAGATACATGCCGAATCTCTGTGGACTGGATGCAGTTG TAAATACAGGAAAGATGAGTATCTCCGGCATCAACCTTGATGAGGACGACCAACCAAGCGGAGACGGCTGA
- the LOC124697759 gene encoding uncharacterized protein LOC124697759 codes for MGLLRKTSKQTAKLKSLLELAVTRIAVARRPRVARKSIASSDVSQLLALGHLDRALSRTEQVIQEDNMLEAFGIIELYCNRLIEQAAQLDKPQECNEELREAAASIMFAASWCGDLPELLFARTILADKFGNDFAVAAKEGTDIVDPILVWKLSGNTTNMELKKKVTKEIAAENNILVDFSGIPEETEDILVDFSELQEVTDDGNSNVQELIDEMSCQDDMDGSSELEDDHQHSHRTNTSGLESDENVQVITNSDGSDDEIKGQRSRKWWHLGCT; via the exons ATGGGATTGCTCCGCAAGACTTCAAAGCAGACAGCAAAACTCAAGTCCCTTCTCGAGCTCGCTGTCACCCGGATCGCTGTCGCCCGCCGGCCTCGCGTTGCTCGCAAGTCCATCGCCTCCAGCGATGTCAGCCAGCTCCTTGCCCTTGGCCACCTCGACCGTGCTCTCAGCCGC ACAGAGCAGGTTATCCAGGAAGACAACATGTTGGAGGCGTTCGGCATCATAGAGCTCTACTGCAATCGGCTCATCGAGCAAGCTGCGCAGTTGGACAAGCCACA GGAGTGCAATGAGGAGTTAAGGGAAGCGGCAGCCAGCATCATGTTTGCTGCCAGCTGGTGCGGCGACCTGCCGGAGCTGCTGTTTGCCCGTACCATCCTTGCTGACAAGTTCGGCAATGACTTTGCTGTGGCAGCCAAGGAGGGCACCGACATCGTCGATCCCATC CTGGTGTGGAAGTTGTCCGGAAACACAACGAACATGGAACTGAAGAAGAAAGTGACCAAAGAGATTGCGGCAGAGAACAATATCTTGGTGGACTTCTCTGGGATCCCAGAAGAAACAGAGGATATCTTGGTGGACTTCTCTGAGCTTCAGGAAGTAACTGATGATGGCAATAGCAACGTTCAGGAGCTCATCGATGAAATGTCCTGCCAGGACGACATGGATGGAAGTTCAGAGTTAGAAGACGACCATCAACACTCACATAGAACAAATACCTCCGGTCTGGAGAGCGACGAGAATGTACAAGTCATTACCAACTCTGATGGATCAGATGATGAGATCAAAGGCCAGCGGAGCCGAAAATGGTGGCACCTTGGGTGCACATAA
- the LOC124697757 gene encoding LYR motif-containing protein 4-like, whose translation MAAAAAAPSKAQVLSLFRAFLRTGRKFSDYNIREYTVRRAADAFRDNRALADAPAAAAAFADGKQQLEVAKRQVLVYSLYAPKAKSVVEMKIQ comes from the coding sequence atggcggcggcggcggcggctccatcGAAGGCGCAGGTGCTGTCCCTCTTCCGGGCCTTCCTCCGCACGGGCCGGAAGTTCTCCGACTACAACATCCGCGAGTACACGGTCCGCCGCGCGGCGGACGCCTTCCGCGACAACCGCGCCCTCGCCGACgcgccggccgcggcggcggccttcgCGGACGGGAAGCAGCAGCTGGAGGTGGCGAAGCGGCAGGTGCTGGTCTACTCTCTCTACGCACCCAAGGCCAAGAGCGTCGTCGAGATGAAGATTCAGTGA